CTAATTCCGCTCGCCGCAGGCGCAGCATCGCCGCTGTCTCTCTGTGGCAGTAGAAGCAACTACTCGGCAGGCAGCACATACGAGGCCAACCTGCTAGACCTCCTCCTCGGCACCCTCCGCCCCAAtgcctcctcctcgccctccctATTCGCCAAAGGATCCCTCGGCGCTGCACCGGACACTGCCTGGGCCCTGATTCTCTGCCGCGGCGATGTCAGTGCCGACGAGTGCTACGGCTGCGTCACCTCCGCTGGTGAGGACGCGGCCACAGCCTGCAACCGCAGCAGGGACGTGGCCCTCTGCTACGACAAGTGCTACGTCCGCCTAGCCGACCACAACTTCTTCGACCCCAACGGCAACTCCGGCGTGATATCTTCCATGAGCGGTCTAAATATCACCAGCAGCGATGTCGAGGGCTACGACCGGGCCCTCACCGGCCTTCTCAGCGAAACGGTGAGGTATGCGGTGGACAACTCCTCCAGGATGTTCACCACGGGGGAATGGAAAGGGCGCGATCCAGGGTTCCCCTGGATCTACTCGGCGGCGCAGTGCGCGGCAGACCTGTCACGGCCGCAGTGCCGAAACTGCCTACAAGGTCTCATGGGCAAGTGGCGGACCATGTTCGTGCGGAACATGTGGGGCGCGAGGCTGGCTGGTCCAAGCTGCACCTTGAGATCCGAATTATTCCCGTTCCGCAATAACACCGATCCCATATACCCGTCATATAGATTCTTCGCGGAGGCGGAACCTGCAGCTactgctactactactactgttACTGCTAAAAGCGGTCAGTTGGCTACCAAGCCCGAGAGTACAGTACCACTTTAG
This sequence is a window from Aegilops tauschii subsp. strangulata cultivar AL8/78 chromosome 7, Aet v6.0, whole genome shotgun sequence. Protein-coding genes within it:
- the LOC109776810 gene encoding cysteine-rich receptor-like protein kinase 10 is translated as MSGAYSSSMTIIHALLLLALIPLAAGAASPLSLCGSRSNYSAGSTYEANLLDLLLGTLRPNASSSPSLFAKGSLGAAPDTAWALILCRGDVSADECYGCVTSAGEDAATACNRSRDVALCYDKCYVRLADHNFFDPNGNSGVISSMSGLNITSSDVEGYDRALTGLLSETVRYAVDNSSRMFTTGEWKGRDPGFPWIYSAAQCAADLSRPQCRNCLQGLMGKWRTMFVRNMWGARLAGPSCTLRSELFPFRNNTDPIYPSYRFFAEAEPAATATTTTVTAKSGQLATKPESTVPL